Sequence from the Nerophis ophidion isolate RoL-2023_Sa linkage group LG10, RoL_Noph_v1.0, whole genome shotgun sequence genome:
CCTTCCCTTTTGTCAAGTTCTCCTCCATTTCTTTCTCTTCTTTCTACTTCTCGTTCTTTTCCTTCCCCTTTATCAACATATTATCCTCCTTTTCTTTCTCTTCCTTCAACTACTTCTTCTTTTCCTTCCCCTTTGTCAacttctccttctccttttctTTCTCCTTCTATTCCTCCTACTTTTCCTTCCCCTTTATCAATATCTCCTTCTTTtcctccttttctttttcttccttcTACTTCTTCTTTTCCTTCCCCTTTgtcaacttttccttttctttctcTTCCTTCTACTTCTCCTTCTTTTCCTTCCCCCTTATCAACTTCACCTTCTCCTTTTCTTtctcttccttctccttttcttTCTCTTCTTTCTACTTCTTCTCCTTCTACTTTGTCAACTTCTCATTCatctccttttctttttctttcttctacTTTTTCTCCTTCTTTTCCTTTCCCTTTGTCAACTTCTCCTTCTTTTCCATTTCTTTATTGTCCTTCTACTTCTCCTTCTTTTCCTTCCCCTTTGTCAAAGTCTCCTCCTCCTTTTCTTTCTCGTCCTTCaacttcttctccttcttttccTTCCCCTTTGTCAACTCCTCCTCCTTTTCTTTTGCTtctttctacttcttcttcttttacTTCCCATTTATTAAtgtctccttcttctccttctacCCCTTTTCTTTCTCTACCTTCTACTTCTCCTTCTTTTCCTTCCCGTTTCTCAacttctccttctccttttctTTCtcttccttctccttcttctccttttcTTTCTCTTCCTCCTACCTCTTCTCCTTCCACTTTGTCAACTTCTCCTTCTTTTCCATTTGTTTATTGTCCTTCTACTTCTCCTTCTTTTCCTTCCCCTTTGTCAATGCCTCCTCCTCCTTTTCTTTCTCTTCCTTCaacttcttctccttcttttccTCCACCTTTGTCaacttctccttctcctccttttcTTTCTCTTCCTTCTACTTCTTTTCCTTCCACTTTGTTAACTTCTCTAAATGTTactgcacgtacaacacttaaaacctttagtatatccatccatccatccatttcctaccgcttgtcccttttgaggacacgggggtgctggaacctatcacTATGTGGAATATATCACTATATTCAAAAttgtggagtgattttttttgtgtggttttttttcatacaagtttttttacatacaaatgttttacttattttatttctgcttgtttttattttatttgagttttatgGTAAGTTTTTTCTTCTGAGCCCGCTGAGTCTGAAATAAAATGACTACTTTGTGGATTTAATGGATGAggaaatgtactaatatgatccaggtGAACAAACTGTTTAAACTTTAGGTGTTTACAAAGTAAAATAAATCCGATAAACATTTTGAACCTGACATAATCTTGTTATGTTAATCAAAATGTGTTTAACTGTTCATTTTCTTGACACCTTTATTTATGTGTGCAGTAAATGGTGTgcacattgagaacaggaagtgaacaaatgtgttaGTTATTGCTGTGAAATGGGGAAAAAAGGTTACAGATTAGatcaactctgcttcttcctactccttttcccaCGTGTTGTAAAGAGAAAAAtgcaaaataaactgaaactatgAAGTTAATCCTGCAGATTTGCGtccttcccaaaaaaaaaaaaagtttgtaaagTTAATAgtgacttaaaaaataaaaaggtgcTTGCAACTTGAAGACTTGACTGAAGCTTTTTCGGCAAAATGCAAGATATTATTAAAAACTAAAGCTCTGAGGCAGAGCCTGGAAGAAATATCCTTAATTTTACGTCttaagtcattaaaaaaaaaacactttagcaGCTCGTTTGTTCACTAATTTGTTTCGAAAAGTCAAAGTGACTGTTTTTCTTCCACAAACAAAAAGCCCGACATGAAATATATCCCAGCATGTCACCTTGAAGAaggaaataattaaataaaaaaaaacatttaaactcaCACGCTCTTCAAACTTTCTCTTTGTGGCGTCCAGACGGTTTTGGCCCATTTCCTGTCCGACAGCACCACCCAGTGGACACAACCCGAACTGCGTGCCCTGTTCAAGATGGCCGCCAGGGGGCACGCATGCGCGGCTACACAAACTAATATCTTCCAAGGCAACACAAATGACGTAATAGAAAATAGTAAATACTTTTCAAAGTACAATTTCCGGTATTTAGCAATTTTTATAAAGCACTACATCAACATATTCAATGTTTATGTTTGTGATTGTAAGTCTGGATAAAGaatattgaaaatatatatatatttacttatttaaaaactgattaaaaaaaggtaattttaaaaataaaatacatttacaataaaattaaaattggGAGATTATGTATGAAtaccaatgtgtttttttttacaattaatgcatttttgctcatttgtccaggctttaaaggcctactgaaacccactataaatgtaacttagatattgggtttcactatgtaaagcgctttgagtcactagagaaaagcgctatataaatataattcacttcacttcacttcacttcactactaccaaccacgcagtctgatagcttaaaacagtatgatgacacgtgacgtcacgcatttttagaggacattttggtccagcaccgttcacagctttaaattgtcttttttcatcgcataattccacagtattctgtacatctgtgttgctgaatcttttgcaatttgctcaattaataatggagacgtcaaagaagaaagatgtaggtgggaagcggtgtattgcagccgcctttagcgacacaaacacagccggtgtttccttgtttacattcccgaaagatgacggtgaagctttactatggaacagagcggtcaagcgaacatggttccctaccacatgtcaaccggcaggtttcggtgagaaaattgtagaaATAAGTTGGCTTTTACCGTttacatgagcggagagcttgcgttgttcctcctgcacctgcagAAGAGGctgctgcgactctcttgcctcctcccacaggccgcccccgaacgtgggatgcttccaccgtggaggggggggggggggaaagctCAGCCCGgtcccaacggctgccttcgcttcgcctcgtcgagaaacatggcttccctcagagacactggcggtcaccatacccctctgactttcaggtacaaccatataatctcactaaaacactagtaacacaataagcagataaggggattttccagaattatcctagtaaatgtgtctaataacatctgaatcgctcgtcttttttttttttctagtccttcactctcactttcctcatccacaaatctttcatccgcgctcaaattaatggggaaatcgtcgctttctcggtccgaatcgctctggctgctggtggccatgattgtaaagaatgttcagatgtgaggagctccacaacccgtgacgtcacgcgcacatcgtctgccacttccggtacaggcaaggcttttttattagcttttttttattgcaaacttcgtggatgttctctactaaatcctttcagcaaaaatatggcaatatggcgagatgatcaagtatgacacatagaatggagctgctatccccgtttaaataagaacatctcatttctgtaggcctttaacacctTTCTTATGCCACGGCTCTGAAGACCGATAAGTTTATTGACATTCCAAATGGTGAAACTAAAAagtttaatgttgtaaatgtgatgttttatgtgttgtttgctgtttttaatgtaaccttgctgctgccctcttggccaggtcttccttggaaaagagatctttgatctcaaggggattttacctggttagataaaaaataaatgaaaaatgttcttacctttacttataaatgaaatccgtgccagctccttctgatcaaaagcatcgataacttgtttatagaagtcttccttatctttcttcagtgttaaaagtctctctgtctcgatggagatcttcctttactaCCTCCTGccatgattgaaagtccagtttagaaaactgttttattttagatatgtaatcctccatgttaaaagtgcaagcgagaggaaaaaattaacTCTTGCTgcgtgttgtcacttcttctgcagcagagtagtcgcaagaaggatcactagcgccctctaccaccaggaggcgggagtcatttaatgactcatatgtAACAGACGCAGCTActgtattgtgacggtctcaagccgtcgtcttgcgggttcccaggaccaccaaggaaggacacggcgtgagcagtttgactttatttttcaataaaacctcagtccaggtcgatTTTCCGCTCCTCCTCTACGCTCACTCgccggcatacttgccaaccctcccggattttcactcagtgcctctcccgaaaacctcccagaacaaattttctcccgaaattcaggcggagccggaggccacgccccctcctgctCAATTGCGGACCttagtgacgtgtataaagagcgagTCTGCCCAAGGAcgatataactgtagaatgatcgagggcgagtttttggtttgttatgtGGGCTTATTGTTAGgaagtttcattaaagtcctcccagctcggtaataacacacaacaacagcagtcacgtttccgtctaccgtaaagcagttcgtctgccgtaagcagcaatgttgtgaacttgtgacaatcttaaacaggacaatactgccatctactgtacatagaatagaatgtactttattgatccctgggggaaattcagcaccacagttcgctcacaatccatccatccatccattttctaccgcttattccctttttggggtcgcggggggcgctggcgcctatctcagctacaatcgggcggaaggcggggtacaccctggacaagtcgccacctcatcgcagggccaacacagatagataaacaatgataataataaataatatattagtatattatataatatatgaataatataaatatattctacatttaagtgcagtcaaggaacatatgcattatacagtctgatggctgtcggtatgaaggacttcctgtgtcgttccgtgttacattttgggagtctgagccttccactgaacgtgctcatgctctccgcaaggtccgagtgtagtgggtgggaggtgttcataatggctaggagttttgttagacttcttctctctgacaccaccgccagagagtctagctgtgcatgcatatggttagaaaaaaacTGACAGTGAATAGAaaaaagatggacatttcaacccttaactcaacgagtagatgagtgttacgtgtgtgtaaatgtgtaaataaatgaacactgaaattcaagtattttatttatatatatatatatatatatatatatattatatatatatagctagaattcactgaaagtcaagtatttcttattcaTATAAcgaatatttgactcttaaccagcccccccaggatgaaagattcgtggatgaagatattgagtgaactacaaaaaaaaaaaaaaaaaggcgaggacagtgagagcgagtcagatgttattacacatttactaggataattctggaaaacccttatctgctcattgtgttactagtgttttagtgagattatatagtacctgaaagtcggaggggtgtggccacaggtgtggtgaccgccagtgtctccggtgggaggaggtaatagtccgcagctgctgcaggaggacgcaagctccgctcataactacggtaagagccaacttattaccaccattttctcaccgaaacctgcaggttgacatgtggtcgggatccatgttcgcttgatagTAAAgctcaccttcgggaattttaagcaaggacacaccggctgtgtttgtatggctaaaggctaaaagcttcccacctccatctttctacttggacttctccattattaattgaacaaagtgcaaaagattcagcaacacagatgtccagaatactgtgtaattatgcgattaaagcagactacttatggcttggatcgggctggaaaataatgtccgctacaacccgagacgtcaaaatcataccgcgacattttcaacacgacacttcgcggcaaatttaaaattgcaatttagtaaactgaagcggccgtattggcatgtgttgcaatgttgatatttcatcattgatatataaactatcagactgcgtggtcgctagtagtggctttcagtaggcttttgaCTTTTCATAACTGTACAAACACTGATCTTTGTATTGTGAGCAAGAAAAGCAGCAGAAACAAAAGGAAGCACGCAGCAGTGATGAGGTTGTCATGAAGAGTTTTATTCTCTGCGtatattttacaaacaaacaTTAAGGATTGTTGACTGTGGACGACCGCTGCTTCACTTTTAAACGTCTGCCTGGTCCGCTTATCTGCGAAGAGACAAAGAACGGTCTCAAAGCTCTCGTTCATGACTAACAACATCTTCCAGGAGAGCAGGAGCTAAAAGAGTGAGGTCTACATGGGAGGTTCTAACCTCTACCAGGTTACCTCCTCAGTTCCTGAATGCAGCAGATGGAGTCAGAAATGTGATTTGAGGAAGAAAACGATGAAAGAGAAAGAAAGAGTGGATGATGAAAAGATGGGGACTCACAGAGCGGCGGCTCCAGAGATGATCTCGATCAGCTCCTTGGTGATGACGGCCTGTCTGGTGCGGTTGAACGTCAACGTCAGCTTGTCGATCATCTCAGCTGAGGAGGGAAAAGGCGTCAGAGCGCGTCACCGCGACCAcgctaagggtgtaacggtacgtgtatctgTATTGAACCTTTTCAGTACCGGGGTTTCGCAGGTGTAgcaaacgagtttctaagctaaagtcttaacaagctgctctgctttctgcctctgtctcagcacccagcattgtcccgcccacacaaccatctgattggttacatacaaagccaatcagcagtgcatattcagagcacatgtagtcaatgcttcagcgtcgagcagatatgtgtttagcacgtgagcagcggacagcgtactctccccgagttataaaaaaaaacacctccaagtcacaactactactaacatcactgtgagaccgttgaccttctagaaacttaaactgcggctcagctcgctcgcaattctggcttgaggtgaaggctaattggcttttagtgtaacgttagctaattttgctgtgtgtgtgggggtgcgtgttagggcagcaaagccctgtctgcctcttatttcacatgaactccatggtgttcagggatgaatagtctctcctattgctattgtactatttttgcagctatagttatattaatcattagtaatgtaacagcctatttttgaatggcagggtgcctgctatcacatgttgacaaaaataacatttacataataaaagtcaattacaggcttcccaaatgctgtgataaattaagtatgataagttgacttgaaactgtttaatgttgcactttttatatgtagaagaaaggttttgtcattttatttaatcaaagcaacaacttgaggcagtttaatgtggattaacgtgggcagaattattatagtgttcccaatgttaaaaggataaagccattatttacaaatttggtaaataaaccaaaacatttatattttgttgttttcttactgtaccgaaaatgaacccaaccgtgacctctaaaccgaggtacgtaccagaccgaaatgtttgtgtaccgttacacccctagtcctCACGTACTGTAACTTGAGTCGGTTGCCATAGTAACCACACACTCACATGCATTCTTGCTGGCGTTGTCCATGGCGGTCATCCTGGCGCTCTGCTCGCTAGTGGACGACTCCTTGAGGGCCAAGTAGATGATGTTGACCAGAGCGAACTCCTGGTAGTTCCTCAGCACGTCGGCGTCGATGTCGTCGTAGATTCCCATGCTCTCTGTGGGGGGTGGGAGGGCAGTTTAGTCCCGGTCTGGGTCACGTGACCGTTTTGACGGCTGACGACGTCACCTGCGTTAGCGACCGTGTCGTTGGAGAAGACGGGCTTCTTGTCCGTCTTGTAGGAGATGACGGACCTGCACCAGGGCGAAGGCGTTTTTAAGGATTTGAGCTTCAATAAACGCCAGCCGCAATACGCACCTGAAGCGGTTGTAGATGACGGTGCCCTGGTCATACTCGTATCCAGAGTTGAGAAGCTCTCCGGCGATGATGGAGGCGTCTCCAAAGGTGGGCGGCTTGCGGCCCACTTCCTTACAGTTGAGCATGATGTGATTGCCGTGGGTTCTGGGGAGGAAGACGATGAAGAGTGAGCGGGACAATCATAGACATCTTAAACGGAGACGCAGCATTGGCtactgtgacgcgagaaattgggccgccatcttgaagtggtgaggAGGAgacggcgagcagcctaaactgacagttgacaggtagaagacaaagatgctaaactgacagttgacgggtagaaaacaaagatgctaaactgacagttgacgggtagaaaacaaagatgctaaactgacagttgacgggtagaaaacaaagatgctaaactgaccgttgacgggtagaaaacaaagatgctaaactggcagttgacgggtagaagacaaagatgctaaactgacagttgacgggtagaagacaaaaatgctaaactgacagttgacgggtaaaaaaagaaagatgctaaactgacagttgacgggtagaaaacaaagatgctaaactgacagttgacgggtagaaaacaaagatgctaaactgacagttgacgggtagaaaacaaagatgctaaactgacagttgacgggtagaaaacaaagatgctaaactgacagttgacgggtagaaaacaaagatgctaaactgacagttgacgggtagaaaacaaagatgctaaactgacagttgacgggtagaaaacaaagatgctaaactgacagttgacgggtagaaaacaaagatgctaaactgacagttgacgggtagaaaacaaagatgctaaactggcagttgacgggtagaagacaaagatgctaaactgacagttgacgggtagaaaacaaagatgctaaactgacagttgacgggtagaaaacaaagatgctaaactgacagttgacgggtagaagacaaagatgctaaactgacagttgacgggtagaaaacaaagatgctaaactgacagttgacgggtagaaaacaaagatgctaaactgacagttgacgggtagaaaacaaagatgctaaactggcagttgacgggta
This genomic interval carries:
- the atp5f1c gene encoding ATP synthase subunit gamma, mitochondrial isoform X1 yields the protein MFARSSLLVFVPQCGQVRTMATLKDITIRLKSIKNIQKITKSMKMVAAAKYARAERQLKPARVYGSGALALYEKAEIKAPEDKAGKHLIIGVTSDRGLCGAIHSGVAKTIKHEIANLTGSGKEVMVVNVGDKLRGILNRTHGNHIMLNCKEVGRKPPTFGDASIIAGELLNSGYEYDQGTVIYNRFRSVISYKTDKKPVFSNDTVANAESMGIYDDIDADVLRNYQEFALVNIIYLALKESSTSEQSARMTAMDNASKNASEMIDKLTLTFNRTRQAVITKELIEIISGAAAL
- the atp5f1c gene encoding ATP synthase subunit gamma, mitochondrial isoform X2; translation: MFARSSLLVFVPQCGQVRTMATLKDITIRLKSIKNIQKITKSMKMVAAAKYARAERQLKPARVYGSGALALYEKAEIKAPEDKAGKHLIIGVTSDRGLCGAIHSGVAKTIKHEIANLTGSGKEVMVVNVGDKLRGILNRTHGNHIMLNCKEVGRKPPTFGDASIIAGELLNSGYEYDQGTVIYNRFRSVISYKTDKKPVFSNDTVANAESMGIYDDIDADVLRNYQEFALVNIIYLALKESSTSEQSARMTAMDNASKNASEMIDKLTLTFNRTRQAVITKELIEIISGAAAL